The nucleotide window AATGACTAAATcgaaaaaaattacatataattttCCTCCGACATCCTTGGTCATTTTAAATCATATGACACtgattgatatatatataaattttgaatcccCGAAAGAAAACTTCTAGTACTGTAGTGGCAGAGGTGACTCGAAAACTTCAAGTCTCAGGTTCAAATCCTTAGTATGACAATCGtgcattttcttgaattttcttgTTAATATTCCTGACGACCCGGTTACTATATTGGACAAATTACAGTAATCATTAAGAGCTGTGCTTGCTTTAACAGCAAGTACACACATATCTTGAAGTGAAAGTGGGGTTTGTAATTTAGAAATCggcaaaagaaaataaagctGACCAAGCTGCAAGATTTCATCTTTGGCTAATTGAGGAACTAATGAATTGACATTCATGGCTTCTGAGCTACAAAGGAAGAAATCAGGGTTTTGGATAACGATCTCGCCGGCGGTAATGGGTTGCCGGAATTCTTGAAGTTTTCCGTTCATCTGAATCACCATGGCTACTTTTGTAACTGGCAAATTCATTATGCTTCCATTTTGTTTTGTCATCAATGGTGATGATGTACAAATACCCATTTCAActgatttttttagaaaagagagaaaaaaacagGGTAAAACAgaggattttttaaaattttgttgtgTGGATAGAGTTGAGGAATTGGCAGTGAAGGAGTTGTGGTTTATATAGAAGTGGAGGGTACTTTGGGTATATTCAGTGACTCGGTTTTGACCGCTAATCAGGCTCAACTAATAAGTTGTGAATACCAGAAAAAGTAGACAAAGTACTCACTCGTGTCTTTGCTATATGGTGTTTTTAGCAACTAATGAAATATTCTTTCTTATTATAGTCGTTGTCATGTTTCACTTTTCAATAGTCAAATTACATTCAACTTGTCACTAATTCATTTTTCGAGTCATGATAACACCTATTATAATCTACCAATAGATAAGTCAATCCATACCCAGAACATGGAAGTCACAAGTACAGAGTTgtctaatataaaaatataagtcCTAAAGTTGAACCACAACAAGTCGTCTCAAAGGCAAAAAACTAgctaaacatatatacaaaaagagaCAGGTTGATCCACGACGTCAAGTACTCACCCTCGTCTCCGATTCTCAAAAGCTATAAAAGATAGCACGAACAATTATCATTGGTAGCTTGTACtaggacctgcatcacgaaacagATGCAAAATATAGCATGAGTACCAAGTCAGATTATATGAATATTGACtagtattttaaaatgtatatttttatcaaattaacaTGAGAAAATTTATGAGTTGTTGTGCTTAttgaatatttaataaattttaaatataacatATTGAGTTGATCTAATCTAATTCAGTCTTAAAATGAGTTAACCTaacttttgaaagaaaaatatgataacTAATATGTATAAGTGGGATAGTAATACGTATTCTATTTGTGTTCCTGATTATGTAAACatctatttaattaaataagagtaaattcgaaaagaaaacaacttaatgtataagaaatatttgttttgaattataaataatatgGACTCGGAGGagta belongs to Solanum stenotomum isolate F172 chromosome 1, ASM1918654v1, whole genome shotgun sequence and includes:
- the LOC125872086 gene encoding uncharacterized protein LOC125872086, translating into MGICTSSPLMTKQNGSIMNLPVTKVAMVIQMNGKLQEFRQPITAGEIVIQNPDFFLCSSEAMNVNSLVPQLAKDEILQLGQLYFLLPISKLQTPLSLQDMCVLAVKASTALNDYCNLSNIVTGSSGILTRKFKKMHDCHTKDLNLRLEVFESPLPLQY